One stretch of Miscanthus floridulus cultivar M001 chromosome 18, ASM1932011v1, whole genome shotgun sequence DNA includes these proteins:
- the LOC136521654 gene encoding probable LRR receptor-like serine/threonine-protein kinase At3g47570 has translation MASLGVLSPNVAWLLCPLIFCCSLPLDICDESEDDRQALLCFKSQLSGPPGFLASWSNESMELCNWHGVTCSAQPPPLRVIALDLASEGITGSLSPCIGNLSSLAKLQLSNNSFHGGISSELGLLSRLSNLNLSMNSLEGTIPSELSLCTQLQFLGLWNNSLHGEIPPSLSQCMHLQEINLSNNQLQGSIPSAFGTLPELRMLNLASNRLSGNIPPALGTSLSLRYVDLGRNGLAGEIPELLASSSTIQVLRLLSNNLSGELPKVLFNTSSLIAICLQKNSFSGSIPPITANSPPVEHLHLGENYLSGTIHPSLGNLSSLLTLRIQYNNLVGSIPESLGYISTLEILNLNVNNLSGPFPQSLFNMSSLTDLAVANNSLVGRLPSNIGYTLPNIQGLILSANKFAGPIPSSLLVAYQLQWLYLADNRLTGLMPYFGSLPNLEVLDVSYNMLEAGDWEFVSSLSNCSKLTQLMLDGNNLQGNLPSSIGNLSSNLQFLWLRNNRISGPIPQEIGNLRSLSILFMDYNMFTGNIPPTIVNLHDLVVLAFAQNRLSGPIPEIIGNLVQLTDIKLDGNNLSGRIPASIGSCTQLQILNLAHNSLNGTIPSRIFKISSLSEEFDLSNNYLTGGIPEEVGNLINLEKLSITNNMLSGYIPSAIGMCVALEYLEMRDNFFEGSIPQTFVNLRSIEEIDISKNRLSGNIPDFFENLSYLHQLNLSFNSFSGAVPSGGIFGNASAVSIEGNDELCTRVLTGGVSLCPAMDNRTRKHTSLVQVIEIVIPIVAVVIITCFCLVAFFWRKKIQVKKYLQHHKEHKENMTYKDIEKATDMFSSANLIGSGSFGMVYKGKLKLEEDQVAIKIFNLSTYGAHRSFLAECEALRNIRHRNLVKIITLCSSVDPTGADFKAIVYPYMLNGNLDMWLHPRVHEHSETKTLTFFQRINVALDVACALDYLHNQCAYPLIHCDLKPSNILLDLDMAAHVSDFGLARILYARSDAFQDSSTSLACMKGSIGYIPPEYGMSREISTKGDVYSFGVLLLEMLTGYRPTDEKLKDGISLQDFVGQSFRNNIYEIVNPVMVQDSINAAKVMQNCILPLVKIGLSCSMASPKERPGMDEVCNKILTIKHILSKMHSSS, from the exons ATGGCCTCTTTGGGAGTCTTGTCACCCAATGTTGCTTGGCTTCTCTGTCCCCTCATTTTCTGTTGCTCCCTGCCACTAGACATCTGTGATGAGAGCGAAGATGATCGACAAGCTCTTCTCTGCTTCAAGTCTCAGCTCTCAGGTCCACCTGGATTTTTAGCCTCATGGAGTAACGAATCTATGGAACTCTGCAACTGGCATGGGGTCACATGCAGCGCACAGCCGCCTCCTCTCCGTGTCATTGCTCTGGACCTTGCTTCAGAAGGCATCACAGGCTCCTTGTCACCTTGTATTGGCAACCTCAGCTCTCTTGCAAAGCTGCAACTGTCAAACAACAGCTTCCATGGTGGCATATCGTCAGAGCTCGGCCTCCTCAGCAGGCTCAGCAACCTGAACCTCAGCATGAACTCTTTAGAAGGTACTATCCCATCTGAGCTCTCTTTGTGtacccaacttcaattcctaggATTGTGGAACAATTCCCTCCATGGTGAGATCCCACCTAGCCTTAGTCAGTGCATGCATCTTCAGGAGATTAACCTCAGCAACAATCAGCTCCAAGGGAGCATTCCCTCTGCTTTTGGAACTCTTCCGGAGCTGCGAATGCTAAATCTTGCTAGCAATAGGCTTAGTGGCAACATACCGCCAGCTTTGGGCACCAGCCTTTCTCTCAGATATGTTGATCTTGGGAGAAATGGACTCGCTGGGGAGATCCCAGAGCTCTTAGCGAGTAGTTCAACAATACAAGTTCTTCGCCTCTTGAGCAACAATCTTAGTGGAGAGCTCCCTAAGGTTCTCTTCAATACCTCATCACTTATTGCCATTTGCCTCCAAAAGAACAGCTTTTCTGGCTCTATACCACCTATCACTGCCAACTCTCCCCCTGTTGAACACCTCCATTTAGGGGAGAACTATCTTTCGGGAACAATCCATCCCTCACTAGGGAACCTTTCCTCCCTACTTACTCTACGCATTCAATATAACAATTTAGTTGGGAGCATACCGGAGAGCCTAGGTTATATTTCAACACTAGAAATACTGAACTTGAATGTGAACAACTTGTCGGGTCCATTTCCACAATCTCTCTTCAACATGTCCTCCCTAACAGATCTTGCTGTGGCAAATAACTCGCTTGTTGGAAGATTGCCCTCCAACATTGGCTACACGCTCCCAAACATTCAGGGATTAATCCTCTCGGCAAACAAGTTTGCTGGCCCAATCCCATCTTCTCTCCTTGTTGCATACCAACTACAGTGGCTTTACCTAGCAGACAATAGGCTAACAGGGCTCATGCCGTACTTTGGGTCATTGCCAAATCTGGAGGTACTAGATGTGTCATACAACATGCTAGAAGCAGGTGACTGGGAATTTGTCTCTTCACTCTCAAATTGCTCCAAACTGACCCAACTGATGCTTGATGGCAACAACCTCCAAGGGAATCTGCCAAGTTCCATTGGAAACCTTTCCAGTAATCTCCAGTTCCTGTGGCTAAGGAACAACAGAATTTCTGGGCCTATACCACAAGAGATAGGTAATCTGAGGAGCCTCAGTATTCTATTCATGGATTACAATATGTTCACTGGAAATATACCACCAACAATTGTAAACTTGCACGACTTGGTCGTTCTAGCATTTGCACAAAATAGACTCTCAGGCCCAATCCCTGAAATTATAGGTAATCTTGTTCAGCTGACTGATATTAAATTGGATGGAAACAACTTGAGTGGAAGAATACCTGCAAGTATAGGAAGTTGCACTCAACTTCAAATACTCAATCTTGCACACAACTCGCTAAATGGGACTATACCAAGTAGAATCTTCAAAATTTCTTCGCTTTCTGAAGAATTTGACTTGTCAAATAATTACTTGACTGGAGGAATACCAGAGGAAGTTGGCAATCTCATTAATCTGGAAAAACTTAGCATCACAAACAACATGTTGTCTGGCTACATTCCATCCGCTATTGGCATGTGTGTGGCTCTTGAGTATCTAGAGATGCGAGACAACTTCTTTGAAGGAAGCATTCCACAGACTTTTGTGAATTTGAGAAGCATCGAGGAGATTGACATTTCTAAGAACAGATTGTCTGGAAACATCCCAGATTTCTTCGAAAACTTGAGTTATCTGCATCAACTCAATTTATCCTTCAACAGTTTTAGTGGAGCAGTTCCAAGTGGTGGTATTTTTGGCAATGCTAGTGCAGTTTCAATTGAAGGAAATGATGAACTGTGTACAAGAGTTCTGACAGGAGGTGTGTCTCTTTGTCCAGCAATGGATAACAGGACAAGGAAACACACGTCACTGGTACAAGTCATAGAGATAGTAATACCAATTGTTGCTGTTGTTATAATCACTTGCTTCTGTCTCGTGGCATTCTTTTGGAGGAAGAAAATTCAAGTAAAGAAATATTTGCAGCACCACAAAGAGCACAAGGAAAACATGACATATAAAGATATTGAAAAGGCAACAGATATGTTCTCTTCTGCTAACTTAATTGGCTCTGGTTCATTTGGAATGGTTTATAAGGGCAAGCTGAAGCTTGAGGAAGATCAAGTGGCTATCAAGATTTTTAACCTCAGCACATATGGGGCACATAGGAGCTTCCTTGCAGAGTGTGAAGCCCTCAGAAATATCCGCCACCGAAATCTTGTTAAAATAATTACTCTATGCTCCTCAGTGGATCCAACTGGAGCAGACTTCAAGGCCATAGTCTACCCATACATGCTGAATGGGAACCTGGATATGTGGTTACATCCGAGGGTCCATGAACACAGTGAAACAAAGACTCTGACTTTCTTTCAAAGAATCAATGTAGCATTGGATGTAGCATGTGCTTTGGATTACCTTCATAACCAATGTGCATATCCACTAATACACTGCGATTTGAAGCCAAGTAATATTCTTTTGGACCTTGACATGGCTGCACATGTCAGCGACTTTGGCTTAGCAAGGATATTATATGCTAGATCAGATGCATTTCAAGATAGTTCAACAAGTTTGGCTTGCATGAAAGGATCCATTGGATACATCCCACCAG AGTATGGCATGAGCAGAGAGATATCAACCAAGGGTGACGTTTATAGTTTTGGAGTGCTCCTGCTAGAAATGCTAACAGGGTATCGTCCGACTGACGAGAAATTAAAGGATGGTATAAGCCTGCAAGATTTTGTCGGTCAATCATTTCGAAATAATATCTACGAGATTGTCAATCCCGTCATGGTACAAGACAGCATCAATGCAGCCAAAGTGATGCAGAACTGCATCCTTCCATTGGTTAAAATAGGATTGTCCTGCTCCATGGCATCACCAAAAGAACGACCAGGAATGGATGAAGTTTGTAACAAGATCCTTACCATCAAGCATATATTATCAAAAATGCATTCTTCATCATAG